TCATTCAATATATAGCGCTGCGTTGTATCTACCGCGTTCCTAAAATTAAATAACTCCGCCACGATCTAAAATTTATTCCGAATCCTTCCTGGCCACATAACGTCCGCCAGAAGCGGCAAATTTTTTGTTGATTGTTTTGCGCTAGCGTTAAAGCGCCAAACAAGCGACGGAAAGATTGTCCAGCCAGCTTGCTGGCGGTGCATGACGACTTTGTATGTGCGACGTTTGACAATCGAACCTTTCCCCTACCTGCGAAACATTAGTTGTTATTCAGGCCATTAAAACCCGAAAGTGCTTTAAGACCAAGTAAATAAGCAAGGCAAGCAACAACCAAAACGCTGCGAATATCACCGCAAAAAATGGACTTATTGTCAAGGAGTAGAAACCTTGATCTATTGCTAAATCACACCCTCGATATATACCCAACCATTTACCACCAGAACTCAAGCATACCGCATGCTGAATGTTCCCATAAAAATAGAATAACAGGCAAACAACAGGAATTAGTGACAGCAACACCGATAAAATCCATCTTCTCATTCAAATCTCTCAAAGCGCTGATGACACATAACCCCCTGCAGCAGCAGGACGCATTGAAGATGTAGGTTTTTGCGGTAGCGTAGCGACCAACGCTAAAACAGAAAGGTCTGCTTGCTAGCCTTGTTAACTATTCACTCTTATTATCCGGGCGAACCAAATTTTTAGGGGTACCCAGCGTGGTTTCTTTTTTAAGCTCTTCTTCAATTTCTTTAGGAGCAGGCTTAAACAACTCCTCCGCGCGCTTTTTAGCTCGCGTCTTTGCCTTTTCTAAACGATCATTGTCACTCATAGTGACCTCACAAGATAATGTGGATTCCCTTGTCTAGCCGCAACATAACGAAAACCGCCATGGGACGTATAGTAGTCAACTAACTTTTTGTTGGCTGGCTCCATTATTCTAATTTTTTTGGCACCAATTAGGTCCCCGTATGTTTCGTATGCAAGCAGTGAAACACCGAACATTTCGCGACTAAACAGGTTCACTATCGGCGACTTCTCTATAAAGTCCAGCCTCATTTCTGTCCCCCTGAAAGTTGGGCGCCCGAGTGACAAGGAACACAACGAGTTTCCATACCAAACAGATAAATCAAATGCCTTTGGGTACCGAATACAGTACCTAGAGGCAAAGTTCCAGTCCCAATCCACCATTCTCTCCGGAGTATTCTGCCATACTGTAAACGCAGCTAGCGCAGCTGAATCAACGCCTTTTAAGTTGAGTTTCCCTTTCAAGTAGTTTGGAAGAGCATCTTCTGCCACCTTCCTGGCATCTTTTCTAGTTTCTCCATACTTTAAAATTGCGATCTCATGAGTTGCTAACATTCTTACTCCTTGTTTGAGTTAACGTTGGTGTAATATGCCGAATGAAGCGTAGCGTAATGAGGTCATTATTTACACCCTTGTTAGCTTGTTGATGTAAATAACGCCTAGCAGCATCCCCAGCGCTAGCCCTAGTACGTGCCCCGGCTTCGGATAATTGGCAAAAATCAGATCTAGAGAAAAGGCAGGGATTAATACAAATAATAAAGCGTAAACTAATCCGCGATTATTTTTCGCTAACGTTGTAAGAATAATACCAAAGCCTGCGAGTCCAAATATTCCCTGCGAAGCACCTGTTCCCGTATTCCAAGGAGCTTCAACAAATAGCGTACTATATAGAGTTCCCGAGGCGCCGGCCAAAAACCAAACTATGAGGAAAATACCCCAGCCAATGCGCCTCTCCAGAAAGAATCCCAAAACGATAATAGATAACACGTTATAAAACATATGGTATTGCTTTGCGTGTACAAGCTGACACGTAAATAGCCTCCAAATTTCCCAGGCTGAAAGGCTAGATACAGTAATTCCTCCGTACGTATTCAAATCAATCATTGTCGCTGTTCCAATAAATGAACCAGATACAATGAATGCCACTACTATTGAGCAAACCAGTGTTACTAAGCCCAAACCAATGGATACTATTGGCAATTCCTTCATCCCACCTCCATAGAGCTAACGCTTTAAGCAGCGGCGTGGCTGGCTTTACTTGTTAGATTTTCGCTCGTCACTC
The Teredinibacter franksiae DNA segment above includes these coding regions:
- a CDS encoding rhomboid family intramembrane serine protease, with protein sequence MKELPIVSIGLGLVTLVCSIVVAFIVSGSFIGTATMIDLNTYGGITVSSLSAWEIWRLFTCQLVHAKQYHMFYNVLSIIVLGFFLERRIGWGIFLIVWFLAGASGTLYSTLFVEAPWNTGTGASQGIFGLAGFGIILTTLAKNNRGLVYALLFVLIPAFSLDLIFANYPKPGHVLGLALGMLLGVIYINKLTRV